One window of the Leptotrichia massiliensis genome contains the following:
- a CDS encoding lysophospholipid acyltransferase family protein: MEYKVSEKITGFFVVLLKKVLSIFSLKMRYKIFENFGIIAYYAIKKRRLLAIDNIKNAFPEKNEKEIERIAKESYKTMGKMIMTSIFLEEITQNGNTVVENDEIMKQACENNEKAVLIVSLHLGGFEAGSKMRNIRKFYAVFRNQKNRKINDLMTKWREKGGLNSLPLHDSDALRSAINEKSIIALASDHYGKDVNVTFFGRETTGVAGPVLLSIKHKIPIVLAYAIFDGDVIHVKNKKIIEIEKQAKLKETMQYNMQKIYHEFEEIIREYPEQYMWQHNRWRNKKK, from the coding sequence ATGGAATATAAAGTAAGTGAGAAAATAACAGGATTTTTTGTTGTTTTATTAAAAAAAGTTTTGTCAATTTTTTCTCTTAAAATGAGATATAAAATTTTTGAAAATTTTGGAATAATTGCCTATTATGCTATAAAAAAACGACGATTACTTGCTATAGATAATATAAAAAATGCTTTTCCTGAAAAAAATGAGAAAGAAATAGAAAGAATTGCGAAAGAATCCTATAAAACAATGGGAAAAATGATTATGACTTCCATTTTTTTGGAGGAAATTACACAGAATGGCAATACAGTTGTGGAAAATGATGAGATTATGAAACAGGCTTGTGAGAATAATGAAAAGGCTGTATTAATAGTGTCACTTCACTTAGGTGGATTTGAAGCTGGAAGTAAGATGAGAAATATTAGAAAGTTTTATGCAGTATTTAGAAATCAGAAAAATAGAAAAATCAATGATTTGATGACCAAATGGCGTGAAAAAGGAGGGCTTAATTCATTACCATTACATGATAGTGATGCACTAAGAAGTGCAATAAATGAAAAATCGATCATTGCACTGGCTTCAGATCACTATGGAAAAGATGTGAATGTAACTTTTTTTGGAAGAGAAACGACTGGTGTAGCAGGACCTGTGTTACTTTCAATTAAACATAAGATACCCATAGTATTAGCTTATGCTATATTTGATGGAGATGTAATTCATGTCAAGAATAAAAAAATTATTGAAATTGAAAAACAAGCAAAATTGAAGGAAACAATGCAGTATAATATGCAAAAAATTTATCATGAATTTGAAGAAATCATTAGAGAATATCCAGAGCAGTATATGTGGCAGCATAATAGATGGAGAAATAAGAAAAAATAA
- the rpsO gene encoding 30S ribosomal protein S15, with amino-acid sequence MALKPKKEIIEAFGKNAQDTGSAEVQVALITDRINHLTAHLKTHPKDVHSRVGLLKMVGKRRRLLNYIKNRNVDDYRELIGKLGIRK; translated from the coding sequence ATGGCATTAAAACCAAAAAAAGAAATTATTGAAGCATTCGGTAAGAACGCACAAGATACAGGATCTGCTGAAGTCCAAGTAGCATTGATTACAGACAGAATCAACCATTTAACAGCTCACTTGAAAACACATCCTAAAGATGTACACTCAAGAGTAGGATTATTAAAAATGGTTGGTAAAAGAAGAAGATTATTAAACTACATTAAAAATAGAAACGTAGACGATTACAGAGAATTAATCGGAAAACTAGGAATCAGAAAATAG
- a CDS encoding TlpA family protein disulfide reductase, with amino-acid sequence MKKIIVMMSLLLLFVVSCGSSKEFSIDVDGKGKVPNFELKDLNGKTIDSGKILNNGKKTLFIVAAEWCPHCKEEMPEVQKFYDANKDKVNVVVVFTNNQSSLGKVQTYVKNNQYTFPIYYDESGAIARGFNVTGFPFNVKINNEKVEETLELPVDFDSLTASFAK; translated from the coding sequence ATGAAAAAAATAATTGTAATGATGTCTTTGCTTCTACTATTTGTAGTATCTTGTGGAAGTTCAAAGGAATTTAGTATTGATGTGGATGGAAAAGGAAAAGTACCTAATTTTGAATTAAAGGACTTAAATGGTAAAACAATTGATAGTGGAAAAATACTGAATAATGGTAAAAAAACATTATTCATTGTAGCGGCTGAATGGTGTCCTCATTGTAAAGAAGAAATGCCAGAAGTACAAAAATTTTATGATGCAAATAAAGATAAAGTAAATGTTGTAGTCGTGTTCACAAATAATCAATCAAGCCTTGGAAAGGTTCAAACTTATGTAAAAAATAATCAATATACATTCCCAATATATTATGATGAAAGTGGTGCAATTGCAAGAGGATTTAATGTTACAGGATTTCCATTTAATGTAAAAATAAATAATGAAAAAGTTGAGGAAACTCTTGAGTTACCTGTAGATTTTGATTCATTAACAGCTAGTTTTGCAAAATAA